A genomic segment from Spinacia oleracea cultivar Varoflay chromosome 3, BTI_SOV_V1, whole genome shotgun sequence encodes:
- the LOC110789362 gene encoding uncharacterized protein — protein MPYDLYSYITKDIWKEFVKIRTSEEAEEISEKARQSQSFNIYPHHMGQKSYAEKTSEWQRKGYIPSVSSSSDGSSASTIASSLPSRTCLWLLARSVPDEKGNPYLPDKGTQKVKENIDEWKRKQDEGEFVPKSTRDDVLSRALGKTKEGRPLTFGGGVGIKAVWGTAERRSFRRYGDAEMEEMEARVTKRVKDETIQEMNSKMDAMVMEKFITFAKELGVQIPSQMRIDANVHSSCRSGGLDPFADITEPVPCHLYLNIGSEKVFVAYGTICPELILDHHNDVTSDNVKVSVDDFEPAYKEAPVPVPSQYIKKLAQAHGTFTQWPKHLVSLTNEEVNKPTSKEPKGKGNKGKEIVLGRSGCETKASNTKSKTYFLENYKVQNLSGKCNVMKTMMLRLKEGERVKVQGTKRTFNMEKDFEISVTVEDTAQLLSGAWLNVSIIQVFIMALSELCFHDDCHSNTIGFMCPEMISATMLKTDADRILSYMTRSMSALTSKTFILCPYYEKSHWMLLVLCLSKREVYIFDSQQKKRNLMIKEPLNNTKEH, from the exons ATGCCATATGATTTGTATAGCTATATAACTAAGGATATATGGAAGGAATTTGTGAAGATACGTACCTCCGAAGAAGCTGAG gaaataagtgagaaagcaagacagagtcaatctttcaacatatatcctcatcatatgggacagaaatcatatgctgaaAAGACAAGTGAATGGCAAAGAAAAGGGTACATTCCCTCAGTTTCTTCGTCATCTGATGGTTCCTCTGCGTCTACAATTGCTTCAAGTTTGCCGAGTAGGACATGTTTATGGCTTCTTGCAAGATCGGTACCAGATGAGAAAGGAAATCCTTACTTGCCGGATAAGGgcacacaaaaggtcaaagaaaatatt gatgaatggaaaaggaaacaagatgaaggggaatttgttcccaaaagtacacgagatgatgtcttatctcgtgcacttggtaagactaaagaagggagaccactaacatttggtggtggagtaggcatcaaagctgtgtgggggaccgcagagcggcgtagctttcgacggtatggagatgcggagatggaggaaatggaagcaagagtgaccaaaagggtcaaagatgagacaatacaagagatgaaCTCCAAGATGGATGCCATGGTTATGGAGAAGTTTATCACATTTGCTAaagaacttggtgtccaaataccaAGCCAGATGAGGATAGACGCAAATGTTCATAGTAGTTGTCGTTCTGGGGGTTTAGATCCTTTTGCCGACATTACG gaacctgtcccgtgccatctatacctgaacataggctccgagaaagtctttgttgcctatggtaccatatgtccagagttgatccttgatcaccacaacgacgtcacttccgataacgtgaaagtgagcgttgatgattttgagcccgcgtacaaagaagctcccgtccccgtgccttctcaatatattaagaaacttgctcaagctcatggtaccttcactcagtggccaaagcatttggtgtcgcttacgaatgaggag gtaaacaagcctacaagtaaagagcctaaagggaaagggaacaaagggaaagagatagtgcTTGGGAGAAGTGGATGCGAAACAAAAGCGTCcaacactaaatcaaaaacatatttccttgaaaattataaagtgcaaaatttgagtggtaagtgcaatgtaatgaaaactatgatgttgagattaaaagAAGGGGAGCGCGTTAAGGTGCAAGGCACTAAAAGGACATTCAATATGGAAAAAGACTTTGAAATTAGTGTCACCGTTGAAGACACCGCtcaacttctctcgggagcatggctAAATGTATCGATAATACAAGTTTTTATTAT ggctttgagtgagttgtgttttcacgatgaTTGTCACTCCAATACtattggattcatgtgcccggagatgatctcggccaccatgttaaagaccgatgcagatcgaattctatcgtacatgacgaggtccatgagtgcacttacttctaagacattcatcttatgtccatactacgaaaa gagtcattggatgcttttagttctttgcttatctaaacgtgaggtctacatatttgattctcaacagaagaagagaaatttgatgattaaggagccactaaacaa